The Sporosarcina sp. FSL W7-1349 genome contains the following window.
CGTATAAATGCCATTTCCATCCACTTCCCAGATCCAGTCGCTGACATGTTCCACCAACATGCGATATCTGTCTTCATCCGTCCCTATTTGCTCGATCGGTTCTTTCATATTCATACCATCCTCTGATGATTTCTGTAATTTTGGTTTGATTATATCAAATGTAAGATAGATTAGAAATACAATTTTCACCAAATAACAGATCGAAAGGCATGGCAACAATATTAAAATTATTTTTATATAATAGCCTAAAGAACCGCATTAGATTCACCAGAATTCACCCCCTCTTCATCTCCCTCATATACTTGTAGAATAGGAATTCGTGCTGAGGGGGCGATACAATGCTGACGGTCTTGATCATCGGCGTAGCTGCGAATCTTGATAATTTGGGGATCAGTGTGGCGTACGGGTTGCGCTCCAACCGGATTCCGTTCCTATATAATCTTGTCATTTCGTTAATATCCATGGGGTGTGCTTACCTTTCCATGACGGCGGGCAGTTGGCTTGCGGAATACTTTTCCGCCTTCCTTGCAAATGTGCTCGGTGGCATTTTGCTGATTGGCCTGGGTGCCTGGATCCTTCTCAAGAAATCGATTGCGCCCTTTTCTCCGAAGGGAGAGGGATTGGGAACGATTCAATGGAAAGAATCGATTGTTCTAGGATTCATTCTTTCCCTCAATTGCCTCTCCATCGGGTTCGGGGCAGGGGTTACCGGCATGCCGCCCTTCGTCACGTCATTTGTGATCGGCCTCTTCTCTTTTATTTCTATTTCAATCGGCGTCAGCCTTGGAAAAACAATTGGCCACACGTGGTTCGGCAAGCGCGCGGAACGCATCGGCGGAATTCTGTTAATATTCATCGGCATCGTGGAAGCACTCTCTTAGATGCTTGGCATCTCAAAATCGGTACCAGGCACTTTCTCTCACCCTCTCTCCCACCAGCGCGGTCTACCATGGTACACTAAGCTCAACGCTTTCTCTTGAAACTAGTAACTTGAGCGCACGGATAGAAGGAGACATCCGCATGAAGCAGAAGTGGACACTGACGGGACCGAAGTTAATCGCCTTTGCTGTGTTCCTGTTTTTAATTTATATAAATTATGGAAACTGGCAGGAGCACCGGGCATTCATGGATGAAGCAGAACAGCATCCGATGGAAAAGCGGGTCGTCCAAAAATATGTCGTCCTTGATCTGTTGGAAGGTCCCCGGTACTCTTTCCAATTGGACGCCATCCCGAAAAGCAGGGTGCCGAAACCAGCCAACTCTTCTCTGATCGGCGTCGATCGGGAGCAATATGAGCAGGTGGAAGTCGGAGATACAATTACGGGGTATGCGGTAGAGGGAAAATTCTATACGGATACACTGCTGCAGGAAGAAGAGATGTGGTTCTACCTGTTGCTGGCCCTATTCAGCCTCTATCCAATCGGCTACATCCTGTATGTCCTCCTGAAAATCAAACCTTTCCGGCAACTGTTCGAACGGCCCGCCATCCGAAAGTTTGTCAATGCAATCGGAAATGTCTCCCTGACTTTTCTTTTCTACGGAGTCCTCGCCGTCCTCCTTCTATTTGGGGGAATCGAATGGAAAGACGCCTTAGCCAATGGCTATGAAAAGTTTTTCGGGGAATCCCACACAAAGACGACCGCGCTCGTCATCGATCGGGGAATCGATCATAACCCGTCCTTGTATGGAGACCATGAATATTACCTGACACTCATGTACAAGCCGAACAGCCAGGAGAACCTCTTTGTCGCCAAAGGGGTCACCTGGCATACGTATAATAAATACCAAGACGAAATGCCAATCGTTTACAACACCCAAAATCCGTATCAGGTATTCGCGCAGGAAATGGATTTCATGGATATCTTCTATATATCACTGACCGATACCGTCACGATCATGGTCGTTTCCCTGATCTTAACAATCCTCCTGAGCGTGCTTCCTTATTTATTGTGGAAGCGGAAGAAAAGGAAGAACAAATAACGAGACATACAGAAACAGCCCTTCCCCATTAATTGAACTGAACCCCAAATGGTAGACACTTTTAAAAAAGTGACCCCATTTGGGGTTTTTTCTGTCTAAAAGCCTAAGTATACTAAAATGACTATCCTGACAGGAGTGTTTTCAATGAGTAAAATAATCTTCAATGAACACCAACGTAGAATATTAGAAGCTAATCCTAATGTGAAATCAGTTTCTGATCGTTCGATCCAATACAATCCCGAATTCAAATTGTTAGCTGTCAAAGAGAATCAGGGCGGTAAAGGTCCTTCTCAAATTTTTATTGAAAATGGATTTGACTTAGAAATGATTGGTACGAAGAAAGCTAAAGAATCTCTTAGTCGTTGGAGAAGAACCTATAAGCTTCACGGTGAAGAGGGATTTTTTGAGGAACGCCGTGGAAAAGGAAGTACTGGACGTCCATCAACTAAAGGATTATCTCCTGAGAAAAAACTTGAAAAAGCTGAAGCACGAATTAAATATCTTGAAGCTGAGGTCGAGTTGTTAAAAAAGCTAGAAGAACTAGAAAGGCAGGCGAAGAAGTAATACTGACATCAGCTGAGAAATATCAGGTTATTAATGAAGTGATTCGCAAGTTTCAATTAAAGGGATTCACAGCGCACCTGTGCAGAGTGGCAAAAGTACATCGAAGTGGTTACTATGCATGGCTAGAAAAATCGGAGAGTCATGCCGTCCGCGAGGAAAACGACTATCAAGATTACCTGTTACTTAAATGTGTTTATGATGCATTCAAAGGGAAAATCGGCTATCGAGGCCTCTATATGACGCTAGAGGGATTACTGGAGACCCCTATGAATCATAAGAAGATCCTTCGTTTAATGCGTAAGTTTAATCTCTTTACCAAAATACGAAGAAAAAATCCTTATAGAAATATAGCTCAGGCTACTCAAGAACACCGTACGGTGCCAAACCACTTGAATCGACAATTCACTCAAGATGAACCAGGCAAAATCTTCGTCACAGACATTACTTATCTCCAAATGAAAACTGGACAAACTGCTTATCTTTCCTGTGTAAAGGATATAGCTAGCCGTGAAATAATCGCTTATGAACTTTCAGTAAGCTTAAGTATGGGTATTGTATATCGAACCTTACGTAAGCTTAAGGAAGCATTAGACGGAAATGTCCATCCAGAAGCAATGATTCATTCTGATCAAGGTTTTCACTATACACACCCAGAATACCAAGCACGTGTGAAAGCAATGCAACTCACACAGTCCATGTCCCGAAGGGGGAATTGTTTGGACAACGCACCTATCGAATCATTTTTTGGTCATTTTAAGGACGATGTAGACTACAAGGAAGCATCCAGTCTGTTAGAGCTGAAAATAATGATAGATGAATATATGGGTCACTACAACTGCACACGCAAACAATGGGATTTAAAAAAGATGACTCCGGAACAATACCGAAGTCATCTCTTAGCTGCCTAGATTAAAACGTCGTTTTTTTAAACTGTCCATTATATGGGGCTCAGTTCAAATCCTAGGGAAGGGCTGTTTTCAATTCCGTTCTATGAGACGCGGAGTTCCTTTTAATGCTTCTATCGACGACACGCCGATGCCGAACATCGCCATCTTGAGTTCCAATTCGCGCGTTTCAAGAACTCGGAGAACGTCTTCCGTACTTTCGGTCGCTTCTTTTAAAAGGGACCGTCCGAATCCTGCCATGTCGGCGCCAAGCGCAATCGCTTTGGCAGCATCGAGGCCCGTCCGTAATCCGCCGCTCGCAATGATCGGCTGCTCGTCTATCGATGCGCGGACCGACCGGATGCTTTCGACCGTCGGGATGCCCCATTCGCTAAACGCTTCAGCCGCCTCCTTCTTGACCGGATCACCGGAGCGGAATTTCTCCACCTGGCTCCAGGACGTTCCGCCGGCCCCCGCCACGTCAATGAAGGAGATTCCTGCATCACATAGCTTCCTCGCCGTCTTCCCGTCAATTCCCCATCCGACTTCTTTGATGCCAACCGGAACATCCAACGCGCCGCACAGTTGCTCAATTTTCCCCAGCAGGCCGGCAAAATTCGTGTTTCCGTTTGGCTGGATGACTTCTTGGATACTGTTCAAATGAAGAACAAGCAGATTCGCGTCCGTCATCTCGATAATTTTCCGGCATTCCTCGATGCCGAACTCATAATTCAGCTGAACTGCGCCCAAGTTCGTGATGATCGGAACATTCGGGGCGTATTTCCTCACTTCAAACGAGGCATGATGTGCGTCTTTGTCGAGGAGTGCCCTCGTCGATCCGAGTGCCATCACCCAGCCCCGCTCCTCGGCAGCTTCCGCCAGATTCCGATTGATCGTCTCCGCGAATGCCGTTCCCCCGGTCATGGAACTGATGAGGAACGGGGTTCTGCATCGATGGCCCAGAAATTCGGTTTCAATGGAAATTTCATCAAAATCGATTTCCGGAAGCGCATTGTGAATAAAAGAGAGCGAGTCAAATCCTGTGGAGATGGACTCTCCCGTCACTTTTTCATTCAATGAAATCGTGATGTGCTCGGATTTTCGCTGTTGGATCGAATCAGTCACCATCTGACACCTGCCTTATCTTTTGTGGAATGAACCTGTGCGCAAGGTGCTTCGGTTCATACCGGGAAATCTTTTTCATATCCGTTACTCGCTTTTTACTTCCTCAACCGTTTGTTCCACTTCGGCGCGTGTCATTTTCTCCCGTCCTTCTTTCATGGCCTTCAATGTTTTGTGGGCCAAGGCAAGGGGCAGACGGCAGAATAACACAATGCTTCTCTTATGGAGAGACTTCATGTACTCATCCGCTTTCGCCAAGTTCTCTTCTGCATATTTGAACAGCTCCGCACGGGTCCAACCTTCGGGCACGAAATTGACACCCCGTTCGTCCAAATCTTCCTCTTCATTCCGCAAAATATTTACAGCCTGAAGCCCGCGTCCATAGCCAATCGCCAGTTCACGGTCTGTTTGTTCATCTGCGTAAAGCGCCCAGAGATCGGAAAGCATGACGCCAACGAGTCCAGCCACGTAATATGTATAGTCATCCAAATCTTCACGTGTCTGGATATTCCAGTTTTCTTTTGCCCATTTCGCCATACCCCATGCCATTTCCCGAGCAGCATCCATGACAATCGGCTGCGCGTCCTTCGGGCAAGCTTGTACCCATTCTTCCAAACGAACGGTAACGTCGGGCAGGTTCGCTTTTTCCGATCCTAGAATCCGGAAATATTCTTCATTATTAAATGGTTGTTCGAATAATTCGCTGACTTTCATCAACATTGTATATTTGGCATCATTGTCCAAGTCTGCATGATCTTCAATTTCATCTATTGCACGGAATATCAAGTAAGCGGATGCAACCGAATGTTTTAACTCCCTTTTTAAAAAGGTAATCGGAATATAAAAGGTACGGCTCGTCTCTTTAAGTACACGCATCGCATCTTTCGGAAATGCTAATTCAGCCATGATGAGCTCCTTTCTCCCTATTAAGTTTTTCTCCTATACACCATCGTAACTCAATTTCTGAAAAAAATATAATAAAACAGAAAAAAAGGCTGAAAAAGGTGACAGTCCCCTTTACAATTTGGACACTAATCGGAATAGTGTCCGAATTGTATGGGTGACTGTCACCTTGCTTTCTTGACAAAGAACGAGCCTAGGAACCCAACAGCTGAAATTGCCGTGATGAAGTGGAAGGCATATTTTACTCCAGCCGCTACAATCATCGGTTCGGAGGAATCCGGAAAGGCTGCGATATGTCCGCTTTGTCCAGCTGTAAACACTGTTATCGCAATGGCCGTACCGGCAGCTCCAGCTACCTGATTCAATGTGTTCATCGCCGCCGAGCCATCTGCATACAATTGGCGCGGCAACTGATTGAGGGCATTTGTTTGTGAAGGCATCATGACCATCGTCAGCCCAAAGAATAGCACCATGAACGCTGCGATGACTTGCCAAGTTGGAGTCGTTGCTGAAATGACGGACATAAAAATGATATTCCCAATCAATACAATAATAGACCCAGTCCTTATGAAAACGCGTGGCCCCCATTTATCAAATAATGCACCGACAATCGGTGACATGATAAAGTTGACTGCATTCCCGGGAAGCAATATTAATCCGGCCACTACCGCACTGAACAGTAAGGCGCTCTTTAAATAAATCGGCAATAAAATAGCCGTTGATAAAATGATCAAAATTCCAAGGAACATCATAAGAGTTCCTAGTGTAAACATCGGGTACTTAAAGACGCGTAAATTCACCATCGGCTGTTCCATTGTCATTTGACGAACGCCAAATAAAACAAGCGCGATGATTCCTGCAAGTAAAGGCGCCCATACGATAGGTGCCGAGATGGGCTTTTCAGCCATCGTACTCAAGGCAAATATTAATCCACCAAAACCGATCGTCGATAATAGAATCGACAGAAAATCGATCTTCGGCTTCGTGATTTCAGAGACATCCTCGATTTTAGCGATAGCATATATCGTCAAGAGCACGTAGAAAACCGAGCTGAACCAAAAGATATACGGCCAATCCAATGTACTGATGATAACCCCTGAAAGCGTCGGCCCCAAAGCGGGAGCTAGCGTGATAACAAGACCCATGATCCCCATGACCGCCCCACGTCGATGAACCGGGAAGATAATCAAAAGAACAGTTGTCATAACAGGTAGGATCAGGCCTGTTCCAACTGCTTGTACGAGACGGCCAAGCAGTAACACAATAAAGCTGGGAGACAATGCGGCTAAAATCGCCCCTGCCAGCGAAATCACCAATCCGCAGATCACTAATTGTCTTGTACTATACCATTTCATCAACAATGCCGTGATTGGTACTAAGATCGCTAACACTAATAAATATCCCGTAGTGAGCCACTGCGCTGTGCCGGGTTTGATCGAATATTGATCCATAATATCTGTTAATGCCATATTTAATGCTGTTTCACCAAACAACCCGATAAAGGCACCTAACATGAGAATAAAGGTCATGGTCTTTGGATTTTTCACTTGAATCTGTGTACCCATAAAAATCTCCTCTTAGTCGCGATGTTCTTTTTCAGCGATTTTGTATCCATTCCGTAGTACACCCCCACACACTAGCTTAGTTACTATATCAAATAAAAATCCACATCGTCAACCTTGTTGACAATATTTTTTATTTCGATATTATAAAATTAGTTAACATAGGAGACAGTAAAATAAAGATTGAAACCGCAATAGCAAAAAGCCCCTCTTCGTCAAGTCCATTTGACAAAGAAGGGCTTTCGTTATTCTTCTATTCCCCAGTCTAATTTTAGTAAATCATGAAGGAGAGCGACTCGTTCACTGCCTATTTTTTCTGCAATTTTATGTTCAAGCTCGGCTTTCAAGTTGATGTTCTTTTCATAGCATTCTTCACCTAAAGCGGTTAACTGGACACATTTTTCTTTCTTATTGTTTTCAACATCATGGATTTCGACTAAACCTTTTGCGGAAAGGTTTTTGATGAACTTATGGATGGCTTGGCGTGAGATTTCCACATTTTTGGTCACATATGAAATGGTGGGCCGCTTTTTATAAATCCGGGCCATGATATACCACTCAGAATTGGAAATATAAATCTCACTTTGATCATTCCAAGCTTTTTCCGTTATTCTACGGAGTAAACTGTGACGCTCACTCAATAAATCAATCAAATCCAAGTCTTGTAATTCGGAATTTGGGATCAAGTCATTCACTCCAATCCTACTCTCGCCCCTACTATACAAAACCTGCAATTGAATTTCAATTTGGTTGACGTTTTTCTTGGATGATGAAGTTCATACGAACAATTCCCGCGCCAATAAACGATACACATCCAAACGCTTTTCTTGTGAATGGGGGATGCTGACAATCATCGCTTCATCAAATCCATATTGCTCCTGTTCGGCTTGCAGCACCGTCGCGATTTCTTTTGCATCTCCTACTAAATGGATTTTACGGTTATCTTGGATGATCATGCGGTCCATTTCCGTCAGCGGATAATCCCGGGCTTCTTCAGGTGTCAACACTGGGGCGAGCTTGCCTCTCATGAACAGTAGACGCCAAATGTCTTGGGGCTTCGCTTCGAACTCCGCTTCTTCTTTAGTCTCCGCGGTCGTCACCATATAGGAAACATTGATTTGTGGTTTCTCCATGAAGGCGGAAGGTTTAAAGTTCTTTTTATAGGCATCTAAAATAGGCTTGGACATTTCGCCATTGAAAAACTGGGCAAATGAATAGCCGACACCCCTCACCCCCGCTTGCACAGCGCTATTGCCCGTCGAGCCCAACAGCCAAGCTTCGGGCAAAACGACTTCGGACGGGGTCGCAATTGTTTTCTGATACAAGTTATCTGCGGGAATTTCATCGTTGATCAACTGCAAAGCCGTATCAAATTTTTCATACATATTGTGTACCATCGGCTGACGTCCTTCAGATAGCGCATAGATGGAGAGCTGGTCCCCACCCGGAGCACGGCCCACGCCAAAATCTATGCGGCCCGGTGAAAAGGCGCTTAACGTTTTAAACACCTCGGCCAATTTGAGTGGGGAGTAATGCATCATCATTACGCTACCCGTGCCGATCCGTATATTTTTCGTTTTCGCAGCTAAATGGGCGGCTATCACTTCTGGAGCGGAACTTGCAAAATCCCTAGTCGCATGATGTTCCGCCATCCACATCCGATGGTAGCCTAACCGATCGCCTAAAACAGCCAATTCTTCCGCTTTGAGTAAAGCATCCGCCGCCTTATTCCCGGTTGTAACCGGGGCTTGGTCCAATATACTTAATCTCATATTTTCAGTATCCTTCCAATTAATTTAATCCTCAAAAAGCGCTTCA
Protein-coding sequences here:
- a CDS encoding manganese efflux pump MntP, producing MLTVLIIGVAANLDNLGISVAYGLRSNRIPFLYNLVISLISMGCAYLSMTAGSWLAEYFSAFLANVLGGILLIGLGAWILLKKSIAPFSPKGEGLGTIQWKESIVLGFILSLNCLSIGFGAGVTGMPPFVTSFVIGLFSFISISIGVSLGKTIGHTWFGKRAERIGGILLIFIGIVEALS
- a CDS encoding IS3 family transposase (programmed frameshift), producing MSKIIFNEHQRRILEANPNVKSVSDRSIQYNPEFKLLAVKENQGGKGPSQIFIENGFDLEMIGTKKAKESLSRWRRTYKLHGEEGFFEERRGKGSTGRPSTKGLSPEKKLEKAEARIKYLEAEVELFKKARRTRKAGEEVILTSAEKYQVINEVIRKFQLKGFTAHLCRVAKVHRSGYYAWLEKSESHAVREENDYQDYLLLKCVYDAFKGKIGYRGLYMTLEGLLETPMNHKKILRLMRKFNLFTKIRRKNPYRNIAQATQEHRTVPNHLNRQFTQDEPGKIFVTDITYLQMKTGQTAYLSCVKDIASREIIAYELSVSLSMGIVYRTLRKLKEALDGNVHPEAMIHSDQGFHYTHPEYQARVKAMQLTQSMSRRGNCLDNAPIESFFGHFKDDVDYKEASSLLELKIMIDEYMGHYNCTRKQWDLKKMTPEQYRSHLLAA
- the fni gene encoding type 2 isopentenyl-diphosphate Delta-isomerase, whose product is MTDSIQQRKSEHITISLNEKVTGESISTGFDSLSFIHNALPEIDFDEISIETEFLGHRCRTPFLISSMTGGTAFAETINRNLAEAAEERGWVMALGSTRALLDKDAHHASFEVRKYAPNVPIITNLGAVQLNYEFGIEECRKIIEMTDANLLVLHLNSIQEVIQPNGNTNFAGLLGKIEQLCGALDVPVGIKEVGWGIDGKTARKLCDAGISFIDVAGAGGTSWSQVEKFRSGDPVKKEAAEAFSEWGIPTVESIRSVRASIDEQPIIASGGLRTGLDAAKAIALGADMAGFGRSLLKEATESTEDVLRVLETRELELKMAMFGIGVSSIEALKGTPRLIERN
- a CDS encoding phytoene/squalene synthase family protein, which translates into the protein MAELAFPKDAMRVLKETSRTFYIPITFLKRELKHSVASAYLIFRAIDEIEDHADLDNDAKYTMLMKVSELFEQPFNNEEYFRILGSEKANLPDVTVRLEEWVQACPKDAQPIVMDAAREMAWGMAKWAKENWNIQTREDLDDYTYYVAGLVGVMLSDLWALYADEQTDRELAIGYGRGLQAVNILRNEEEDLDERGVNFVPEGWTRAELFKYAEENLAKADEYMKSLHKRSIVLFCRLPLALAHKTLKAMKEGREKMTRAEVEQTVEEVKSE
- a CDS encoding DHA2 family efflux MFS transporter permease subunit, whose product is MGTQIQVKNPKTMTFILMLGAFIGLFGETALNMALTDIMDQYSIKPGTAQWLTTGYLLVLAILVPITALLMKWYSTRQLVICGLVISLAGAILAALSPSFIVLLLGRLVQAVGTGLILPVMTTVLLIIFPVHRRGAVMGIMGLVITLAPALGPTLSGVIISTLDWPYIFWFSSVFYVLLTIYAIAKIEDVSEITKPKIDFLSILLSTIGFGGLIFALSTMAEKPISAPIVWAPLLAGIIALVLFGVRQMTMEQPMVNLRVFKYPMFTLGTLMMFLGILIILSTAILLPIYLKSALLFSAVVAGLILLPGNAVNFIMSPIVGALFDKWGPRVFIRTGSIIVLIGNIIFMSVISATTPTWQVIAAFMVLFFGLTMVMMPSQTNALNQLPRQLYADGSAAMNTLNQVAGAAGTAIAITVFTAGQSGHIAAFPDSSEPMIVAAGVKYAFHFITAISAVGFLGSFFVKKAR
- a CDS encoding MarR family winged helix-turn-helix transcriptional regulator, producing MIPNSELQDLDLIDLLSERHSLLRRITEKAWNDQSEIYISNSEWYIMARIYKKRPTISYVTKNVEISRQAIHKFIKNLSAKGLVEIHDVENNKKEKCVQLTALGEECYEKNINLKAELEHKIAEKIGSERVALLHDLLKLDWGIEE
- a CDS encoding LLM class flavin-dependent oxidoreductase — translated: MRLSILDQAPVTTGNKAADALLKAEELAVLGDRLGYHRMWMAEHHATRDFASSAPEVIAAHLAAKTKNIRIGTGSVMMMHYSPLKLAEVFKTLSAFSPGRIDFGVGRAPGGDQLSIYALSEGRQPMVHNMYEKFDTALQLINDEIPADNLYQKTIATPSEVVLPEAWLLGSTGNSAVQAGVRGVGYSFAQFFNGEMSKPILDAYKKNFKPSAFMEKPQINVSYMVTTAETKEEAEFEAKPQDIWRLLFMRGKLAPVLTPEEARDYPLTEMDRMIIQDNRKIHLVGDAKEIATVLQAEQEQYGFDEAMIVSIPHSQEKRLDVYRLLARELFV